From Pontibacter actiniarum, a single genomic window includes:
- a CDS encoding T9SS C-terminal target domain-containing protein gives MKYLLTIFLLLITLPGWAQGECFQAIQDGQPVEVICAGKPVFFRDCNTNQDPSAVIFYSPGPGAFDPQNYSQDDLLEGEESVTLAQPGTYSITQVINIAGAGGTKVFEKTYEVRGVPEPSFTFQSCASGAVSFTVTDTNYDTYTFDFGDGATAAVAAGGTVRHTYTSPGTYSVTLSGSYNTAGSCGNTSTQRVSALPLLDQDNPTQLEKLTVLEQGANGSIQLEVSGLVPGYSYIVEQYTDDFRDPFKEISLIEGFNSSTLTHTVNDVNTSEGTWYLVRPLDACGVVFINSNIVSAISLGLTTNEEQVTLRWENLPEFAQYEVYRNGTLLETLPASTLSYVDNEVTCGQTYSYYIVGTGTDPEGDSYSSVSATVQTEVTSTAVPDQPYLLSSFNLSNQVELTLQTNESGGLVTLERSINGAPYKQLARVPQVTYTDAAASPQPVCYRATFTNSCGNTSAVSNVSCPVILQAEQQTDGSVQLGWTPYTGFPGGVQQYTVELLNADGTVALSYPATGTSFTDRTLSDELQVLRYRVRATSPAGTEVSYSNLEEIEQDALLYIPSAFTPNGDGLNDTFEVKGKFFSSYLLRIYNRLGNVIYEGTEADPAWDGTENGQKVLTGAYAYEITVQTSFGTTKQRRGTVTLLR, from the coding sequence TTGAAATACCTGCTAACCATATTTCTTTTACTTATCACTCTTCCCGGCTGGGCACAGGGCGAATGCTTTCAGGCCATACAGGATGGGCAGCCGGTGGAGGTAATCTGTGCCGGGAAACCCGTTTTCTTCCGCGACTGCAATACCAACCAGGACCCGAGCGCCGTCATCTTCTACTCCCCCGGCCCTGGCGCGTTTGATCCCCAAAATTATAGCCAGGATGACCTGCTGGAGGGCGAAGAGTCCGTCACCCTGGCACAACCCGGTACTTATAGCATCACCCAGGTCATCAACATCGCAGGGGCCGGCGGCACAAAAGTTTTCGAAAAAACATACGAGGTAAGGGGCGTGCCGGAGCCAAGCTTTACCTTCCAGAGCTGTGCCAGCGGCGCCGTGTCCTTTACCGTGACCGACACAAACTATGATACCTATACCTTTGATTTCGGAGACGGGGCCACAGCGGCGGTTGCGGCGGGTGGCACCGTGCGCCATACCTACACCTCTCCCGGTACTTACAGCGTTACCCTCAGCGGCAGCTACAACACCGCCGGCAGCTGCGGCAACACCAGTACCCAACGTGTAAGCGCACTCCCCCTGCTAGATCAGGACAATCCCACCCAGCTCGAGAAGCTAACCGTACTGGAGCAGGGCGCTAATGGCAGCATTCAGCTGGAGGTGTCCGGGCTTGTTCCCGGCTACTCTTATATTGTGGAGCAGTACACCGATGATTTCAGGGACCCGTTTAAAGAAATCAGCCTGATTGAGGGCTTTAACAGCAGCACGCTAACCCACACAGTTAATGATGTTAACACGAGCGAAGGCACCTGGTACCTTGTGCGCCCTTTGGATGCCTGCGGAGTGGTTTTCATCAACTCAAATATTGTGAGTGCCATTTCGCTGGGCCTCACCACAAACGAAGAGCAGGTAACACTGCGATGGGAGAACCTGCCGGAGTTTGCACAGTATGAGGTATACCGCAACGGTACTTTACTAGAAACCTTACCTGCCAGCACGCTTTCTTATGTTGATAACGAGGTTACCTGTGGCCAAACATACAGCTACTACATTGTGGGCACAGGCACAGACCCGGAAGGCGATTCATACTCCTCGGTGTCAGCCACCGTGCAAACTGAAGTTACCTCTACGGCAGTGCCGGACCAGCCCTACCTGCTCAGCAGCTTTAACCTCAGCAACCAGGTGGAGCTTACGCTGCAAACAAACGAATCCGGAGGGCTGGTAACCCTGGAGCGAAGTATAAACGGCGCTCCCTATAAGCAGCTGGCAAGGGTGCCGCAGGTAACATATACCGATGCTGCTGCCAGTCCCCAGCCCGTCTGCTACCGTGCAACCTTCACCAACAGCTGCGGCAACACCTCCGCCGTGAGCAATGTCTCCTGCCCTGTCATTTTACAGGCGGAGCAGCAGACTGACGGCAGCGTACAGCTTGGCTGGACGCCCTATACCGGCTTTCCCGGGGGCGTACAACAGTACACCGTGGAGTTGCTGAACGCTGATGGCACCGTTGCTCTCAGCTACCCCGCGACAGGCACCAGCTTTACAGACAGAACCCTCAGCGATGAACTACAGGTTCTCCGGTATCGGGTCAGGGCTACATCGCCCGCGGGCACAGAGGTTTCATACTCTAACCTGGAGGAGATTGAACAGGATGCGCTGCTGTACATTCCGAGTGCCTTTACGCCCAATGGCGACGGGCTGAACGATACCTTCGAAGTGAAGGGAAAGTTTTTCAGCAGCTATCTGCTCCGCATCTACAACCGGCTCGGTAACGTTATTTACGAGGGCACGGAGGCCGACCCCGCCTGGGACGGAACCGAAAACGGGCAAAAAGTCCTGACCGGGGCTTACGCATACGAAATTACCGTGCAAACCAGCTTCGGCACCACCAAACAGCGAAGGGGCACCGTAACGCTGCTGCGGTAG
- a CDS encoding tetratricopeptide repeat protein, translating to MQQYKKNKNLILFLTLSLSVGGTGCTLQRMVKTAEKGQQITVEPNPLAASGQNVNFELKAQVPEKLIREDEVYKLDVYYEYGPQQQRENIGTYNFSFGEFLYEDKKPTITKQLSFPYDPAKAKGRLMVQGRAIDKEDDDVAYTDPKQVATGINTTPLLLVRSNEFTFTNDKYSETADGPGKLMFYFEENGATLRNYLGSNLQALEQYALDNVPEQKIKITAMQSPEEKGSKLAAKRAQELEQYYRQKVKALDYSGKKVEITTEVKESPLAALAEKVEASALPKEQKQEVQAILESDRSQQQKLQALQQTAANGYLQQYIYPSLRAAEVEINYNRSRKPDYQLYLLAQKIADEEVTADVLTEEELQHAATLTPLLAEKRKLYEAAVKTTDKWPAYYNLGVVYNEMARKEYRKEAKKALLEKAIQNLTYAGFRNPTAKVYYSLASAYHQREEFLEALQYYDYAIKLGGEEELLQRIFADKAALEIEIGQYDDAIESLKYAGDSYQTNMNLGLSYLLKENYEGAEGFYQKALEQQPDDGLAYYSLALIGARTQNEQMLEQNLRRAVNADKTLMQKAIDDVEFEAYRDKPAYKDALIR from the coding sequence ATGCAACAGTACAAAAAAAACAAAAATTTAATCCTCTTCCTTACACTTTCTCTTAGCGTTGGCGGCACCGGCTGCACCCTGCAACGCATGGTAAAAACAGCCGAAAAGGGCCAGCAAATCACTGTAGAGCCCAACCCGCTGGCTGCCAGCGGCCAAAACGTGAACTTCGAACTGAAGGCGCAGGTACCGGAGAAACTTATCCGGGAAGATGAAGTGTACAAACTGGATGTGTACTACGAGTATGGCCCTCAGCAGCAGCGCGAGAATATCGGAACGTATAACTTTTCTTTCGGCGAGTTTCTCTACGAGGACAAAAAACCGACCATCACCAAACAGCTTTCCTTCCCCTATGACCCGGCCAAAGCCAAAGGGCGCCTGATGGTGCAGGGCCGCGCCATCGATAAGGAAGACGACGATGTGGCCTATACCGACCCAAAGCAGGTGGCCACCGGCATCAACACCACGCCCCTGCTGCTCGTGCGCAGCAACGAGTTTACGTTTACCAATGACAAGTACAGCGAAACCGCCGATGGGCCAGGCAAGCTGATGTTCTACTTCGAGGAGAACGGCGCCACCCTGCGCAACTACCTGGGCTCCAACCTGCAGGCACTGGAGCAGTACGCCCTGGATAACGTGCCGGAGCAGAAGATCAAGATCACAGCCATGCAGTCGCCGGAGGAGAAAGGCAGCAAGCTGGCTGCAAAGCGTGCCCAGGAGCTGGAGCAGTATTACCGCCAAAAGGTAAAGGCCCTGGACTACAGCGGCAAAAAGGTAGAGATCACCACGGAGGTGAAAGAGAGCCCGCTGGCTGCTTTAGCAGAAAAAGTGGAGGCATCCGCCCTGCCGAAGGAGCAGAAGCAGGAAGTGCAGGCTATACTTGAGAGCGACAGAAGCCAACAGCAGAAACTGCAGGCCCTGCAGCAGACAGCGGCCAATGGCTACCTGCAGCAGTATATTTACCCGAGCCTTCGCGCCGCCGAGGTAGAAATCAACTACAACCGCAGCCGCAAACCTGACTACCAACTGTACTTGCTGGCCCAGAAAATTGCCGATGAAGAGGTAACCGCAGACGTGCTTACGGAAGAGGAGCTGCAGCATGCCGCCACCTTAACGCCGCTGCTTGCCGAGAAGCGCAAACTGTACGAGGCAGCCGTAAAGACAACCGATAAGTGGCCCGCCTACTATAACCTGGGCGTGGTTTACAACGAGATGGCCCGAAAGGAATACCGCAAAGAGGCTAAAAAGGCGCTACTGGAAAAGGCTATCCAGAACCTGACCTACGCCGGCTTCCGCAACCCCACCGCCAAAGTATACTATAGCCTGGCCAGTGCCTACCATCAGCGCGAAGAGTTCCTGGAGGCCCTGCAGTACTACGACTACGCCATTAAGCTGGGCGGCGAGGAAGAGCTGCTCCAGCGCATTTTTGCCGATAAAGCAGCCCTGGAAATAGAGATCGGCCAGTACGATGACGCCATCGAAAGCCTTAAGTATGCCGGCGACAGCTATCAGACCAACATGAACCTGGGCCTGAGCTACCTCCTGAAAGAAAACTATGAAGGGGCCGAGGGTTTTTACCAAAAGGCACTGGAGCAGCAGCCGGACGATGGGCTGGCCTACTACAGCCTCGCACTTATCGGCGCACGCACGCAAAACGAGCAGATGCTGGAGCAGAACCTGCGCCGCGCCGTAAACGCAGACAAAACCCTCATGCAGAAGGCCATAGATGATGTTGAGTTTGAAGCCTACCGCGATAAGCCAGCCTACAAAGACGCGCTGATTCGTTAA
- the hutH gene encoding histidine ammonia-lyase, producing MAQIHYISSEFLSLETIENILKQNYTLALSEDAEKRILRCHEYLQQKITGTDRSIYGINTGFGSLCDKKISPADLEQLQRNLVMSHACGTGAEVPQEVVKLMLLLKIQSLAYGHSGVQLQTVKRLIDFFNRDIFPVVYQLGSLGASGDLAPLAHLSLPLLGMGEVHYQGYKLASQHVLEMFSWEPIALKAKEGLALLNGTQFMSAYGVYTLLMAKRLSRQADVVGALSLDAFDGRLEPFNQLIHQVRPHKGQLQTAEAVRQILAGSAMATREKEHVQDPYSFRCMPQVHGASKDALAYVEQVFLTEINAVTDNPNIFPDEDEIISGGNFHGQPLALALDFMAIAVAELGSISERRTYQLISGLRGLPAFLVAEPGLNSGYMISQYTAASVVSQSKQLCSPASVDSIPSSNNQEDHVSMGANAATKLYQVVHNTERVLAIELMNAAQAMEFRRPMQSSTPLEQLIADYRTVVPFVSTDRVLHDDIQQSIAFLRERAF from the coding sequence ATGGCCCAGATACACTATATTTCCAGTGAATTCCTAAGCCTGGAAACGATTGAAAACATCCTGAAGCAAAACTATACGTTGGCGCTTTCGGAGGATGCTGAAAAGCGCATTTTACGGTGCCATGAGTACCTGCAGCAGAAAATCACCGGCACAGACCGCAGCATTTACGGCATCAACACCGGTTTCGGATCCCTCTGCGACAAAAAGATCTCCCCTGCCGACCTCGAGCAGCTGCAGCGTAACCTGGTAATGTCGCATGCCTGCGGAACAGGCGCCGAAGTGCCACAGGAGGTGGTAAAGCTTATGCTGCTGCTCAAGATACAGTCGCTGGCTTACGGGCACAGCGGGGTGCAGCTGCAAACGGTAAAGCGCCTGATAGACTTCTTTAACCGCGATATCTTCCCGGTGGTGTACCAGTTGGGTTCTCTGGGTGCCAGCGGCGACTTGGCCCCGCTGGCGCACCTAAGCCTGCCCCTCCTGGGCATGGGCGAAGTACACTACCAGGGGTACAAGCTGGCAAGCCAGCATGTGCTGGAAATGTTCAGCTGGGAGCCTATCGCCTTGAAAGCCAAAGAAGGGCTGGCCCTGCTGAACGGCACCCAGTTTATGAGCGCCTACGGTGTTTATACTTTGCTGATGGCCAAGCGCCTTTCCCGTCAGGCAGATGTTGTCGGTGCACTGTCGCTGGATGCGTTTGATGGCCGACTGGAGCCGTTTAACCAGCTTATCCACCAGGTGCGCCCACACAAGGGCCAGCTGCAGACGGCCGAAGCCGTGCGTCAAATTCTGGCCGGGAGCGCAATGGCCACCCGTGAGAAGGAGCACGTACAGGACCCTTACTCCTTCCGCTGCATGCCGCAGGTACATGGCGCTTCCAAGGATGCCCTGGCGTACGTGGAGCAGGTTTTCCTGACGGAGATCAACGCCGTGACCGACAACCCCAACATTTTCCCGGACGAAGACGAGATCATCTCAGGCGGTAACTTCCATGGGCAGCCCCTGGCGCTGGCGCTGGACTTCATGGCCATTGCCGTGGCAGAACTGGGGAGTATCTCAGAGCGCAGAACCTACCAGTTGATTTCCGGTCTTCGCGGTTTGCCTGCATTTCTGGTGGCCGAGCCGGGGCTTAACTCCGGCTATATGATCAGCCAGTACACCGCCGCCTCTGTCGTAAGCCAAAGCAAGCAGCTGTGCTCCCCTGCCTCCGTAGACTCTATCCCGTCCTCTAACAACCAGGAAGACCACGTAAGTATGGGCGCCAATGCGGCCACCAAGCTGTACCAGGTGGTGCACAACACGGAGCGGGTATTGGCAATAGAGCTGATGAACGCCGCACAGGCGATGGAATTCCGCCGCCCGATGCAAAGTTCGACACCGCTGGAGCAACTTATAGCGGACTACCGGACCGTGGTACCGTTTGTATCCACTGACAGGGTGCTGCATGATGACATCCAGCAGAGCATCGCCTTCCTTCGGGAACGTGCCTTTTAG
- a CDS encoding DUF2279 domain-containing protein, whose protein sequence is MLVSLNHAWYSNEQRTDFHFFNDNNEWRQMDKAGHFWSAFHESRAGIDMLRWAGVPEKKAILYGGMLGVALQTPIEIFDGFQADYGASVGDMVANTVGSAAVVAQELAWQEIRIMPKYSFHTTRYAGMRPNVLGSNLGEQALKDYNGQTYWLSVNVAAFLKEDSRYPKWLNIAAGYGAQEMLYNDPEANAAAGLRAYRQFYLSPDLNLMHFKGRSKVWNTALYVLSIIKVPAPTLEYNKRDGVKLHPLYF, encoded by the coding sequence ATGCTCGTATCACTCAACCACGCCTGGTACTCTAATGAGCAGCGCACGGATTTCCACTTCTTTAACGACAACAATGAGTGGCGGCAGATGGACAAGGCAGGGCATTTCTGGAGTGCCTTCCACGAAAGCCGGGCAGGTATAGACATGCTGCGCTGGGCAGGGGTGCCGGAGAAAAAAGCGATCCTTTACGGAGGCATGTTAGGCGTAGCGCTGCAAACACCAATCGAGATCTTTGATGGTTTCCAAGCCGATTACGGAGCCTCTGTAGGTGACATGGTAGCCAACACCGTTGGTTCTGCAGCCGTGGTGGCCCAGGAGCTGGCGTGGCAGGAAATCCGCATTATGCCCAAGTACTCCTTCCACACTACGAGGTATGCAGGCATGCGCCCGAACGTACTGGGGAGCAACCTTGGGGAGCAGGCCCTGAAAGACTACAACGGCCAAACCTACTGGCTTTCGGTAAATGTAGCTGCCTTTCTGAAAGAGGATTCAAGGTACCCCAAGTGGCTGAACATAGCCGCAGGCTACGGGGCACAGGAAATGTTGTACAATGACCCCGAGGCAAATGCTGCCGCAGGCTTACGGGCATACCGCCAGTTCTACCTCAGCCCAGACCTGAACCTGATGCACTTTAAAGGCCGCAGCAAAGTATGGAACACCGCCCTTTACGTGCTCAGTATCATCAAAGTGCCCGCCCCAACGCTGGAGTACAACAAAAGAGACGGGGTAAAGCTGCACCCGCTGTACTTCTAG
- a CDS encoding pyruvate dehydrogenase complex E1 component subunit beta: MRSIQFREALREAMSEEMRRDKSVFLMGEEVAEYNGAYKVSQGMLDEFGPERVIDTPIAELGFAGIGVGAAMNGLRPIIEFMTFNFSLVAIDQVINSAAKLMSMSGGQYGAPMVFRGPTGSAGMLSSQHSQNFENWYANTPGLKVVVPSNPYDAKGLLKAAIRDNDPVIFMESEQMYGDKGEVPEEEYILPIGVADIKREGSDVTIVSFGKMMKVALAAAEELAKDGINAEVIDLRTVRPIDYKTLIESVKKTNRMVVVEEAWPLASISSEIAYHIQSNAFDYMDAPVKRVTCRDVPLPYAPTLIDASLPNVERTIEAVKKVMYKKA; the protein is encoded by the coding sequence ATGCGAAGTATACAGTTTAGAGAAGCCCTGCGCGAAGCGATGTCTGAAGAGATGCGCCGCGACAAGAGCGTGTTTCTGATGGGCGAGGAAGTTGCCGAGTACAACGGCGCTTACAAAGTTAGCCAAGGCATGCTGGACGAGTTCGGGCCGGAGCGTGTGATTGACACCCCTATTGCCGAGCTTGGTTTTGCCGGTATCGGAGTGGGAGCCGCCATGAACGGCCTGCGCCCTATCATTGAATTCATGACCTTCAACTTCTCGCTGGTGGCCATCGACCAGGTGATCAACTCTGCCGCTAAGCTGATGTCCATGTCAGGTGGCCAGTACGGTGCCCCGATGGTATTCCGCGGGCCTACCGGTAGCGCCGGCATGCTGTCTTCTCAGCACTCGCAGAACTTCGAGAACTGGTATGCCAACACTCCTGGCCTTAAAGTGGTTGTTCCTTCAAACCCTTACGACGCCAAAGGGCTGCTAAAAGCCGCCATCCGCGACAACGACCCTGTGATTTTCATGGAGTCTGAGCAGATGTACGGCGACAAAGGTGAGGTTCCGGAGGAAGAGTATATCCTTCCGATTGGCGTAGCCGATATCAAGCGCGAAGGCTCTGACGTAACCATCGTTTCTTTTGGTAAGATGATGAAGGTAGCCCTGGCTGCTGCTGAAGAACTTGCGAAAGACGGTATCAACGCCGAAGTGATTGACCTGCGCACCGTTCGCCCGATCGACTACAAAACGCTGATTGAGTCTGTTAAGAAGACAAACCGCATGGTCGTTGTAGAAGAAGCCTGGCCACTGGCGTCCATCTCTTCGGAGATCGCTTACCACATCCAGAGCAACGCATTCGACTACATGGATGCGCCGGTGAAACGCGTCACCTGCCGCGACGTGCCGCTTCCGTATGCTCCTACGCTGATCGACGCTTCGTTGCCGAACGTAGAGCGCACCATCGAAGCAGTTAAAAAAGTAATGTACAAGAAAGCCTAA
- a CDS encoding PspC family transcriptional regulator, whose translation MKRLQYYIESQAFGVCTMLGEKLGFASSSIRLTFIYVSFLTMGSPVLLYLMLAFWMNVRKHLRRERNTVWDL comes from the coding sequence ATGAAACGGCTTCAGTACTATATCGAATCACAGGCATTCGGCGTGTGCACGATGCTGGGGGAGAAGCTAGGCTTTGCTTCCAGTAGCATCCGCCTCACGTTTATTTACGTTTCATTCCTGACGATGGGCTCTCCCGTGCTCCTCTACCTGATGCTGGCCTTCTGGATGAATGTACGCAAACATTTGCGCCGCGAGCGAAACACCGTCTGGGACCTATAG
- a CDS encoding YbaB/EbfC family nucleoid-associated protein, whose product MFDMFGMMGKIKEAQAKMKEAQEKLKDVTVTAESGAGLVKATVNGQRQLLKIEIDESIMNVSDREMVNDLVVAAVNNAMLTAGERAQEEMRKHTEGLIPNIPGLDLGSFGL is encoded by the coding sequence ATGTTTGATATGTTCGGCATGATGGGCAAGATTAAGGAAGCCCAGGCCAAAATGAAGGAAGCGCAGGAAAAGCTGAAAGATGTTACGGTAACGGCAGAGTCTGGTGCAGGTTTGGTGAAAGCCACGGTAAACGGACAGCGCCAACTCCTCAAAATCGAGATTGATGAGTCGATCATGAACGTGAGCGACCGTGAGATGGTAAATGATTTAGTGGTAGCAGCCGTGAACAACGCCATGCTGACTGCCGGTGAGCGCGCGCAGGAAGAGATGCGCAAGCACACCGAAGGCCTTATCCCCAACATCCCTGGCTTAGACCTCGGCAGCTTTGGCCTATAA
- a CDS encoding glycosyltransferase family 2 protein: MAYNPMHAAVVILNWNGLRYLHQFLPSVVANSGNCEIIVADNASTDGSIAFLQEHFPQVRLILLPENYGFCEGYNKALQQVEAKYYVLLNSDVDVPPGWTEPVLQLMEQDPEIAVCQPKILAQQHPGFFEYAGAGGGMLDALAYPFCRGRLFETLEEDKGQYNDVQEVFWATGACMFVRADVYRQLGGLEPAFFAHMEEIDFCWRAKNVGYKVMYNGHSQVYHVGGGTLHKSNPRKTYLNFRNGLALLYKNTPSKELLSSMMLRVLLDWVAAFRMVLAGQKKDAQAVLKAHADLIRNRSYWRRRRKEQQPKGNFPHISGVYKGSIVWKYFIQQKRTVKDL, encoded by the coding sequence TTGGCCTATAACCCGATGCATGCGGCGGTCGTGATCCTGAACTGGAACGGCCTGCGCTATTTACACCAATTCCTGCCATCGGTAGTGGCTAACAGCGGCAACTGCGAAATTATAGTTGCCGACAACGCCTCTACCGATGGCTCTATTGCTTTTTTACAGGAACACTTCCCGCAGGTGCGCCTCATCCTGCTGCCCGAGAACTACGGCTTCTGCGAAGGCTACAACAAGGCCCTGCAGCAGGTGGAGGCAAAGTATTACGTGCTGCTCAATTCTGATGTGGATGTTCCCCCGGGCTGGACGGAGCCGGTACTGCAGCTGATGGAGCAGGACCCGGAGATAGCCGTTTGCCAGCCAAAGATCCTGGCTCAGCAGCACCCCGGCTTTTTTGAATACGCCGGCGCCGGTGGCGGCATGCTCGATGCCCTGGCCTACCCTTTCTGCCGTGGCCGCCTCTTCGAGACGCTGGAGGAGGACAAGGGGCAGTATAACGATGTACAGGAGGTATTCTGGGCAACAGGTGCCTGCATGTTTGTGCGGGCAGACGTATACCGGCAACTCGGGGGGCTGGAGCCGGCTTTTTTCGCCCATATGGAGGAGATAGACTTTTGCTGGCGCGCCAAGAACGTCGGGTATAAGGTAATGTACAACGGCCACAGCCAGGTATACCACGTGGGAGGCGGCACGCTGCACAAATCAAACCCGCGCAAAACGTACCTCAACTTCCGCAACGGGCTGGCGCTGCTCTACAAAAACACGCCCTCAAAAGAGTTGCTCTCCAGCATGATGCTGCGCGTGTTACTGGACTGGGTAGCAGCCTTCAGAATGGTGCTGGCCGGGCAGAAGAAAGACGCACAGGCCGTGTTAAAGGCCCACGCCGACCTTATCCGCAACAGGAGTTACTGGCGCAGGCGCAGAAAGGAACAGCAGCCGAAGGGCAATTTCCCCCACATCAGCGGCGTTTACAAAGGCAGTATAGTTTGGAAGTACTTTATACAGCAGAAGCGGACGGTGAAGGACCTATAG
- a CDS encoding Smr/MutS family protein yields the protein MNVGDRVRLMSGREEGIITRLLDNNIVEVAIDNDFTIPVAKREVVVIAAEEQTYMRQDESAPQPTKRKEPVAPVLAAQGIYLALVHQSDELLAVTVVNNSDYDVLFTSGEEREKSYRGLQNDKLAPKATRVITHYHLKEFEKWPNLLIQFIQHRNGSPTIFEPVVKRVQFKASSFYKSKRTAPVLNKEAYLFQLDQKPVSVDPNKIKEQLSEAVEKSENYKLAAPEHEVDLHIEKLVEDHSGMSNNAMLKVQLERFQDALDRALASNMHEIVFIHGAGNGVLRKELQKALSRTPGIKYFEDARKEKFGYGATLVRLK from the coding sequence ATGAACGTAGGAGATAGAGTGCGCCTGATGTCAGGCCGAGAGGAAGGCATTATTACGCGCCTTTTAGACAATAACATTGTAGAAGTAGCCATCGACAACGACTTTACCATTCCGGTGGCCAAACGCGAAGTGGTGGTGATAGCCGCCGAAGAGCAAACATACATGCGCCAGGACGAGAGCGCACCGCAGCCAACGAAGCGGAAAGAGCCTGTGGCCCCGGTACTGGCGGCACAAGGTATCTACCTGGCGCTGGTGCATCAGTCGGATGAGCTGCTGGCGGTGACGGTGGTAAACAACTCTGACTACGATGTGCTCTTTACCAGCGGCGAAGAGCGCGAGAAGAGCTACCGCGGTCTGCAGAATGACAAGCTGGCCCCAAAGGCAACCCGCGTCATCACGCACTACCACCTGAAGGAATTTGAGAAATGGCCGAACCTGCTAATTCAGTTTATCCAGCACCGCAACGGTAGCCCGACTATTTTTGAGCCAGTGGTGAAGCGCGTCCAGTTTAAAGCAAGCTCCTTCTACAAGAGCAAGCGCACTGCTCCAGTGCTGAACAAGGAAGCGTACCTGTTCCAGCTCGACCAGAAGCCGGTAAGCGTTGACCCGAACAAGATCAAAGAGCAGCTGTCGGAGGCCGTGGAGAAGAGCGAGAACTATAAACTCGCAGCCCCGGAGCACGAGGTGGACCTGCACATTGAGAAACTGGTGGAGGACCACAGCGGCATGAGCAACAACGCGATGCTGAAAGTGCAGCTGGAGCGTTTCCAGGATGCCCTCGACAGAGCCCTGGCCTCAAACATGCACGAGATTGTGTTCATACACGGTGCTGGCAATGGCGTGCTGCGCAAAGAACTGCAGAAAGCCCTGAGCCGCACGCCGGGTATCAAGTATTTCGAGGATGCCCGCAAAGAGAAGTTCGGCTACGGCGCTACGCTGGTAAGGCTGAAATAG